ACAGGTTCACCACCTTGGATTTGAGCTCAAGGCAGACATTGTCATAGTCTTTCAAAAACGCGACCAGATCCCTGCTGTAGCCGGTCAATGGCTCAAGAACCAGGGAATCGGTGTACTCTCCGGTCCCGACCCGGAATCGCTTGTTCGGATCATGGCCAAAAGCCATGTCCAGCTCACGCCACAAATCCTCCTGATTGGCCCAGACCTTGAGCACGGGATCCTGAAAATAGGCCTGCAGGATGCAGTAGGAGCATTTGAGAGGACAGTTTTCTCCAATGTGAATGATCCGGTAGCCGCAACAGCGGTAGTATCTGGTACCCGGGCAAAACCGCAAAAAGGTTCCCTTGTACTCCTTGAGATACAGGGAATCGCCGCTTCCGGAAATGAGACCGTCCAGATTCTGCCCGGGCTCAAGAACCGTCCAGGGCACGTGCGGCAGTCTTGTGCGCACGCGCTGGGCCATGGGAGAATTTTCAACGGCATGATCAACATAGACCCTTTTAATGGAGCGCAGATACGCAGGCAGTTCCCGTTTGCCAGGCGTGGCTGATGACGACACGTTCATGACCGTCCTCCTGCAGGGTCAAGATCGGCCCATACCTTGTCTTTGGCAATCCGTGCCAGTTCCTCGACCCTCTGATCCAGATCGCGTGGAGACGCCACCCTGGTTGACAGGGCAACAACCCGCGTCTCGAAATTATCAGGCTGTTCAATACGCCATTGGGAGCCCGCCACCACGTCCTGGGAACGCTTGCGAAATTCCCGTTCCTGCTGACACAGGCGGGGATAGCGGCCGGCACGGGCCGCAGAAAGCAGCCGGGTCATGGCATCCCTGGGCGAAAGCTCAAGGGACAAAATGGTGTCCAGACCCAGCTTTTTTATCAAGGCCGGCACAGAACACCCCTTCATGCGACTGGCTTCCCATATCCAGGTCACAAAATGGACCGCATTGTTCTTGGACCAGGACATATCCTGAAAATATGCCTGCAGGGTGCGCAGATCATCCGGTGTAAACCGTGTCAGCACCTTGGCAAGGGCCAGGGGAACATGCCCCTTGACCAGAAGATGGTCCCACGACTCGGGCAGCTTGAGCCAGTCGCCAAGCAGGGACCATTGCCTGGAATGACTGGAAACCCCCAGAGGTACGGCCAGGGAGGTCAGATCCTTGGTACAGGTGGCAAAATAGCGCAACGCTCTGATCATGGCTCCATCATCCAGAACCTCGCTGCTGTTGCTCTCGAGATACACGAGGCCCCGCTGCAGGGGAGAAACCGAATCAAGCATCAGGGTTTGCACCGGACGCCCGAGCTGCGCCAACGCCCTGACCCGCCTTTGGCCAGCAAGCAGACAGGGAGTATCCCCCTCAAGGGTGGCCAGAACCGGGACAAGCTGACCGATTCGCTCAAGAGAGCCCAGAAGCCGGTCGTCAAAGGTTCTGGGCCAGAAAAGGCTGGGCAATTCCATGTTGAAACGGGTGGCCTCGATTTCCACAACCGCGGGTCGTTCACTTGGCATACCATTGTCCTTGTTATTGAGAATAACCGGGGGGATCCGATCTTTTTTTCCGCCTTGACAAGCTTGTTTGCATCTACCTAATAGACCACGGATACTAAGAGGTTTAGAAGTATGAGCATTGAAGTGATCTGCATGATCGTCGCTGATGCCAGCATATGTCATTCAAAGGATGCGAACCTTGTCAAAATTCCATTTTTTTTCAAGTGCGTTTTTTCAAGCACAACAATGCGATTTTCCGGCCTGGTACCATCCTCTGATTTTTCACATAATCGCAGCATAAGGACAGGGAGACTTTGATGGTTGAGAAACTCAAGGAACAAAGGACCTACGCCATTGCCGGACACGGCGGCACAGGCAAGACCTCGGTAGCTGAAATGATCCTGCTCAATGCAGGAAATATCACCCGACTCGGCAAGATCGAAGAAGGGACAACCAGCCTGGATTACGAGCCCGAAGAGATCAAGCGACGCGGCAGTATTCAGCCTGCAGTGGCTTCCTATGCCTGGAACAAGAACGATCACTTCCTCCTGGACACTCCCGGGGACAACAACTTCATTGGCGACCTCCCCTACCAGCTCATGGCTGTTGACAGTGCCGTCTTTGTCATTGACGCCATTGACGGGGTCAAACCTCTGACCAAAAAATTATGGAGCGAGGTGGACAAGGCCCAACTGCCCACCATCATCTTCATCAACAAAATCGATCGCGAACGGGCCAACTTCGACCAGGCCTTTGACGGGCTTTCCTCGATCCTCGGCCTCAAACCGGTCCTGCTGTACATGCCCATTGGAGCGGAAGCCGACTTCAAGGGGCTTGTGGACATCCTCAACGAAAAGGCTCTGTATTTTCAGGAAGACGGTTCCATCAAGGAAGGGGACATCCCCGAGGACATGCAGGACACCATTGCCGTCATCCGGGAAACCACCATCGAAAACATCGCGGAAAGCGATGAAGAACTGATGGAAACCTATCTGGAAGAAGGCTCCCTTACCTGGGACGAAATTGTTTCCGGACTTCGCAAGGGAACCCTTTCCCGGGAAATCGTTCCCGTGTGCGCGGGTTCGGCCCTGACCAACCGGGGTGGAGTGCAGCTCCTTGATGCCATCCAGGATTTCCTGCCCTCTCCCTTGGAACATCCCCAGTGGCAGGGTGTCAACGACACCACAAGACCCAGTGATCCCGAGGCCCCTTTTGCCGGATTTGTTTTCAAGACCATTGCCGACCCCTTTGCCGGACAGCTCAATATTGTCCGCATTCTTTCGGGAACCGTCACCTCGGACATGCCCGTTGTCAACGCCACCCGGGAAAGCAAGGAAAAATTCGGCCAGATCCTGCTTTTGGAAGGCAAAAAGCAGACCCCCTGCAAAAAAGAACTGGGCCCCGGCGCCATCTTCGCCCTGGCCAAGCTCAAGAATACCGGCACCGGAGACTGCCTGTGCGACGAGAAATCCCCCTTCCTGCCCAAGCTTCCCGAGCTGCCACCAACCATCATTTCCTACGCATTGAGCGCTGCGGAAAAAGGTGACGAAGACAAGGTCTTTGCGGCTGTTCAGCGCTTGCTGGACGAAGATATCGTGCTTTCCCTGTCGCGCAACGAGGAAACCGGGGACATGCTTCTTGCCGGTATGGGACAGCTGCACATCGAACTGTCCGTGGAAAAGATCAAACGCCGCTACAAGGCCGACATCCTCCTCAAAACCCCCAAGATTCCCTACCGGGAAACCATCAAGGGATCGGCAGAAGTCCAGGGACGCCACAAGAAACAGTCGGGCGGCCGCGGCCAGTTCGGCGACTGCTGGATCAAGATGGAACCCAATGTCCGGGGCGGCGGCTACGAATTCGTCAACGCCATTGTGGGCGGGGTTATTCCCAAACAGTACATCCCTGCCGTGGACAAGGGCATCCAGGAAGCCTCCACCCGGGGCGTGCTGGCAGGATATCCGCTGATCGACTTCAAGGTCACCCTGTATGATGGTTCCTATCATGCCGTTGATTCCTCGGAAATGGCCTTCAAGGTGGCCGGGTCCCTGGCCTTCAAAAAGGCCGCCGAACAATGCAAACCGGTTCTTCTTGAGCCCATCATGCACATGTCGGTCTTTGTTCCCGACGAATACATGGGCGATGTCATCGGCGATCTTTCCGGCCGACGCGGCAAGGTTCTGGGCTCTGATTCGGACAAGGGAATCACGGAAATCCAGGCCCATGTTCCCCTGGCCGAAGTCCTCAAGTATGCTCCGGATCTTCGTTCCATGACAGGAGGCCAGGGAACCTTCACCATGGAATTCGACCATTATGAGGAATGTCCTTCCCAGGTCACCGAAAAAGTGATCGAAGAAAGCAAAAAAGACACGGAATAACATCCAAGGGGCCGTTTGCAAACGGCCCCTTTTTTTCTCCTTCTTGTGCTTTGTCAGCCTTTTGGATACATGGACCGTATTCTTTTGCCTCCCCTCTTTGATTCAATGTAAGGAAGTCCATGTTTCGCTCCATCTATGCCTATACGGCAATCATCCTCTCCATCATTCTTGGTGGCACGATTCTCATCCCCCTGTCCTATATTGATCCATCTGGACGATCCGCGTACCGCCTTGCTGCCGCATGGGCCCGATTCTGTGTCCGCGTCTGTGGGATCACCCTTGAAACCGACTTGAAAGAACTCGATCCTGACAAACGGTACATCTTTGTTGCCAATCATCAAAGCCAGGTCGACATCCCCATTCTCATGGCCCTTTTCGCCCGGTTCAACATTTCCTTCCTGGCCAAGCACAGCCTTTTTTCCATTCCTGTTCTCGGACGGGCCATGCGCAATCTGGGATGCGTACCCATCGATCGGACCAATCCCCGCAAGGCACTTCGAGCCCTGAGCCAGGCCATCAGCCAGACCGGAGAATCCCATTCCTTTCTCGTCTTTCCCGAAGGGACCCGCAACCAGCAGCTGGGACAGTTCAAGCCCGGAGCCATTATCATGGCCCTTAAAAGCAAACGGCCCATTGTTCCGGTGGTCATTGACGGATCCGGCCGGATTCTGCCCAAGGGGAGCTGGCGGATCACTCCTGGAACGGTTCGCGTTTTCGGAATGGAACCCATCGAATTTCAAGGGAACTCTGCCCTCAAACAGAGAGAAGCACTCACGCGGGATGTATGGAACTTGATGAACAACAAACTCTTGGAGTCATCCAATGAATAAACCACATGTTACCCTGACGCCCCTTGGCGGTCTGGGCGAAATAGGGATGAACTGCATGGCCCTGGAAACGCCGGATTCCCTGGTCCTGATCGACTGCGGGCTCATGTTTCCCGATGATTACCTGCTGGGCGTTGACGTGGTCATTCCCTGTCTTGATTTCATTATTGAACGGCAGGACAAGCTCAAGGGCATTGTCCTGACCCATGGTCACGAAGACCATATAGGAGCCCTTCCCTGGCTCATGAAACAGGTTCGCGCCCCTCTTTTCAGCTCGGAATTCACCCTGGCCCTTGTGCGAAGAAAACTCGAAGAACACGGCCTGGCCGATACCCTTGACCTGAGGCCGGTCAAGGGCAGGGACAAGGTCAGCCTGGGCGAATTTACCTTCCATTTTTTCCGGGTCTGTCACTCCATCATCGAAGGCTTCGGCCTGGGCATTGAAACCCCGGTGGGCAGGATCTTTCACACCGGTGATTTCAAAATCGACCGCAACCCCATGGACGGACACGCCACCGACCTGGAAGGGATCCGGCAATTTGCCAGCCAGGGGGTCAAACTCCTTTTTTCCGATTCCACCAATGTGGAACGCGACGGCTTCGCCCTCACCGAGCGGGAAATCAAGGCCTCTCTCAATGATATCGTCAAGAAGGCCAAGGGCCGCATTCTGGTGACCCTGTTTTCCAGCCACATCCAGCGCATCCAGGAAATTTTCGACCTGGCCCGGGAATATGGCCGCAAGGTGGCCATCAGCGGCAAATCCATTGCCTCGAACATTGAAATTGCCCGGGAACTGGGACACCTGCACTTTTCCCAGGACAACTATTGTGAACTGGAAGACCTCCCGGGCCTTGACGACTCCAAAGTGGTGCTCATTCTTACGGGCTCCCAGGGCGAACCCCTGTCGGCGTTGAGCCGTCTGTCCAGGGGTGAACACCGGCAGCTCAACGTGCACAAGGGTGACACCGTCATCATGTCTTCGCGGTTTATCCCCGGCAACACCAAGGCCATCACCAAGGTGATCAATGACCTCTATCGTCTGGGTGCCGAGGTTCTGTACAAGAAGGTCCAGGCCATCCACGCGTCAGGTCATGCCCACAAGGAAGAATTGCGCATCATGCTCGAGACCGTATCCCCGAAATTTTTCATCCCGGTGCACGGGGAATACCGCCACCTGCTCAAGCATGCGGACCTGGCCCAGGAATGCGGTGTGGCTCCGGAACGAACCATCATTCTTGAAGACGGCCATCCCATAACCTTTTTCAAGGATTCCATCCGCCTGGAAGAGACCATCCGGGCCGAATCCCTGCTGGTGGACGGCAAGGGAGTCGGGGACGTCGGGCAGACCGTCATCAAGGAACGCCAGATCCTTGGGGGCGAAGGGCTGGTGATTGTCGTTCTTGTTGTTGATCCCGGAAGAGGGGGAATCGTGCTTGGCCCCCAGATACTGTCCAAGGGATTCATTTTCGAACAGCACCTCTCTCACGTGCTGGAAGATGCCAAGGAAATCGTTCTGGACGTCTTTGAAAATATCGATCCCCGTGATACCAGAAAGCTCAAGGAACGCATCCGCTCGTCCCTGAGACGATTTTTCAAAAAACTTCTGGGTCGCGATCCGGTTGTCGTTCCCCTGGTCATTGATATTTCCAAGGATGAAAAATAAGATATTTCGGCCAGTAAACAAGGGCGCCTTGGTGATATTTGTCAGCTTTTACCAGGGCGCTTGCAAACTTGCATCCGGGGATCTTTTCGTATAGGGATCACCGACTCAAAATTCGCACGTCTGGCAAAAGCCTGGGTGCCCCATGGTGGGGTGCGGTCTTTTGCAACCAGACGGAGGAAC
The window above is part of the Desulfoplanes formicivorans genome. Proteins encoded here:
- a CDS encoding ParB/Srx family N-terminal domain-containing protein, with the protein product MPSERPAVVEIEATRFNMELPSLFWPRTFDDRLLGSLERIGQLVPVLATLEGDTPCLLAGQRRVRALAQLGRPVQTLMLDSVSPLQRGLVYLESNSSEVLDDGAMIRALRYFATCTKDLTSLAVPLGVSSHSRQWSLLGDWLKLPESWDHLLVKGHVPLALAKVLTRFTPDDLRTLQAYFQDMSWSKNNAVHFVTWIWEASRMKGCSVPALIKKLGLDTILSLELSPRDAMTRLLSAARAGRYPRLCQQEREFRKRSQDVVAGSQWRIEQPDNFETRVVALSTRVASPRDLDQRVEELARIAKDKVWADLDPAGGRS
- a CDS encoding ribonuclease J, with product MNKPHVTLTPLGGLGEIGMNCMALETPDSLVLIDCGLMFPDDYLLGVDVVIPCLDFIIERQDKLKGIVLTHGHEDHIGALPWLMKQVRAPLFSSEFTLALVRRKLEEHGLADTLDLRPVKGRDKVSLGEFTFHFFRVCHSIIEGFGLGIETPVGRIFHTGDFKIDRNPMDGHATDLEGIRQFASQGVKLLFSDSTNVERDGFALTEREIKASLNDIVKKAKGRILVTLFSSHIQRIQEIFDLAREYGRKVAISGKSIASNIEIARELGHLHFSQDNYCELEDLPGLDDSKVVLILTGSQGEPLSALSRLSRGEHRQLNVHKGDTVIMSSRFIPGNTKAITKVINDLYRLGAEVLYKKVQAIHASGHAHKEELRIMLETVSPKFFIPVHGEYRHLLKHADLAQECGVAPERTIILEDGHPITFFKDSIRLEETIRAESLLVDGKGVGDVGQTVIKERQILGGEGLVIVVLVVDPGRGGIVLGPQILSKGFIFEQHLSHVLEDAKEIVLDVFENIDPRDTRKLKERIRSSLRRFFKKLLGRDPVVVPLVIDISKDEK
- a CDS encoding SPL family radical SAM protein encodes the protein MNVSSSATPGKRELPAYLRSIKRVYVDHAVENSPMAQRVRTRLPHVPWTVLEPGQNLDGLISGSGDSLYLKEYKGTFLRFCPGTRYYRCCGYRIIHIGENCPLKCSYCILQAYFQDPVLKVWANQEDLWRELDMAFGHDPNKRFRVGTGEYTDSLVLEPLTGYSRDLVAFLKDYDNVCLELKSKVVNLSWMDAVTRTDRVLPAWSLNAPYVASHEELGQSASLEERLAAAKTCVENGFRVCLHFDPIIRFEGWQQGYTDIIDMIFDYVRPEDIAYMSLGSFRCMPELKTVIERDFPASTFIYDEFIPGIDGKQRLLRSLRVEQFRHMVNLLRSKGMDRQLYFCMESDTVWKDVFGYTVKDLGGLSQHLLARAFG
- a CDS encoding lysophospholipid acyltransferase family protein; amino-acid sequence: MFRSIYAYTAIILSIILGGTILIPLSYIDPSGRSAYRLAAAWARFCVRVCGITLETDLKELDPDKRYIFVANHQSQVDIPILMALFARFNISFLAKHSLFSIPVLGRAMRNLGCVPIDRTNPRKALRALSQAISQTGESHSFLVFPEGTRNQQLGQFKPGAIIMALKSKRPIVPVVIDGSGRILPKGSWRITPGTVRVFGMEPIEFQGNSALKQREALTRDVWNLMNNKLLESSNE
- the fusA gene encoding elongation factor G — protein: MVEKLKEQRTYAIAGHGGTGKTSVAEMILLNAGNITRLGKIEEGTTSLDYEPEEIKRRGSIQPAVASYAWNKNDHFLLDTPGDNNFIGDLPYQLMAVDSAVFVIDAIDGVKPLTKKLWSEVDKAQLPTIIFINKIDRERANFDQAFDGLSSILGLKPVLLYMPIGAEADFKGLVDILNEKALYFQEDGSIKEGDIPEDMQDTIAVIRETTIENIAESDEELMETYLEEGSLTWDEIVSGLRKGTLSREIVPVCAGSALTNRGGVQLLDAIQDFLPSPLEHPQWQGVNDTTRPSDPEAPFAGFVFKTIADPFAGQLNIVRILSGTVTSDMPVVNATRESKEKFGQILLLEGKKQTPCKKELGPGAIFALAKLKNTGTGDCLCDEKSPFLPKLPELPPTIISYALSAAEKGDEDKVFAAVQRLLDEDIVLSLSRNEETGDMLLAGMGQLHIELSVEKIKRRYKADILLKTPKIPYRETIKGSAEVQGRHKKQSGGRGQFGDCWIKMEPNVRGGGYEFVNAIVGGVIPKQYIPAVDKGIQEASTRGVLAGYPLIDFKVTLYDGSYHAVDSSEMAFKVAGSLAFKKAAEQCKPVLLEPIMHMSVFVPDEYMGDVIGDLSGRRGKVLGSDSDKGITEIQAHVPLAEVLKYAPDLRSMTGGQGTFTMEFDHYEECPSQVTEKVIEESKKDTE